From Leifsonia sp. fls2-241-R2A-40a, one genomic window encodes:
- a CDS encoding NAD(P)-dependent oxidoreductase — MRIAVTGGSGKLGRTVVRELRKSGDVVVSLDAVGERGPGFVRVDLTDYGQTVDAIFGVNDQHDGFDAIVHLAAIPAPGILPDVATFHNNIRVTYNVFQAARRAGIRNIVYASSETVLGLPFDVPPPYIPVDEDYPARPESTYSLVKHLEEQMAIELVRWDPALKIVALRFSNVMDPEDYAAFPAFDDDPWARKWNLWGYIDARDGAQAIRRALEWDTTGFDRFIIAAADTVMSRPNDELVAEVFPGVPLKRDLGVNDTLLSIDKARRILGYAPTHSWRDEV, encoded by the coding sequence CTGGAGGGTCGGGCAAGCTCGGGCGCACGGTCGTGCGCGAGCTGCGGAAATCGGGGGACGTCGTCGTCTCCCTCGACGCAGTGGGGGAGCGTGGTCCGGGCTTCGTCCGCGTGGACCTGACCGACTACGGCCAGACGGTGGATGCGATCTTCGGCGTCAACGACCAGCACGACGGCTTCGACGCGATCGTGCATCTGGCCGCGATCCCGGCGCCGGGCATCCTCCCCGATGTCGCCACCTTCCACAACAACATCCGCGTCACCTACAACGTTTTCCAGGCTGCTCGCCGAGCGGGCATCCGGAACATCGTCTACGCGTCCAGCGAGACCGTGCTGGGCCTGCCGTTCGACGTGCCTCCGCCGTACATCCCCGTAGACGAGGACTACCCGGCGCGTCCCGAGAGCACGTACTCGCTGGTGAAGCACCTCGAGGAGCAGATGGCGATCGAGCTGGTCCGCTGGGACCCGGCGCTCAAGATCGTCGCACTCCGGTTCTCGAACGTGATGGACCCGGAGGACTACGCCGCGTTCCCCGCCTTCGACGACGACCCGTGGGCGCGCAAGTGGAACCTGTGGGGCTACATCGACGCCCGCGACGGCGCGCAGGCCATCCGCCGCGCGCTGGAGTGGGATACGACCGGCTTCGACCGCTTCATCATCGCCGCCGCCGACACGGTGATGAGCCGCCCCAACGACGAGCTCGTGGCCGAGGTCTTCCCCGGCGTGCCGCTCAAGCGCGACCTCGGCGTCAACGACACGCTGCTGTCGATCGACAAGGCTCGCCGCATCCTCGGCTACGCCCCCACCCACTCCTGGCGCGACGAGGTCTGA